The Hippocampus zosterae strain Florida chromosome 20, ASM2543408v3, whole genome shotgun sequence nucleotide sequence AAGATGCTCATCTCCTTCTCGTGCAGGGTGAGGTAAAGTGGTTCCTCTCCGATTCCACTGTCGCGCAAAGCAGGCCGACAAGAGAAAGTCACGGTTTACAAACGCTAAAAGAAACAGAGCAGTAGGTACTAAGATTGATTCCGTATTTATTTGATTTCCGCTTGAGGTGATCCTTGGACAGGGCTTATGGAAATTTTTACTTTAAAACTGTCACAGAGTATTTTGGTTCCCATAATTAGAATGTCACAAATGTTAAGATCATCTCTcaattgttttttcctttttttttttaaaccacaataCACGACAGTCATGAAGGTATTAAATGAATCACCGTGTGAGTACTCAGTTCGTATACACTTGAGGTACACGTTTAAAACCGTTTTGTGGTTTGACGGCAATAGAAAACCCAATACGGGGTTTGGAACCAGCACTTCTGCATAAGAGCATGTCAAGTCAGTTGCCACGGCAACATacaagacgttttttttcttggaggtgagtggagggggggggacgaccCCCGCACACAGCTAAGTGTTATGTGGTGTGTAGCCGTAGTGGTCCTATACAACAAATTGTATCAACAACAGATTTGCCTTCGCAGAATTTGACTTTGGGCAAAGCCCGTGACCATTACATAATGTATATTATTGGATGTAGAATAAGCTGTGAGCATTTTCTCTATGAtgcctttctttctttgtgaccACAGCTTTGAAGCCCTTATGACTTCGCTTGTGTCGATATTCTAGGTTGGTTGATTTATTTGATCCAGATGATGAGTCATCAGAGCGAGGCGAGTTCAACCATCTGCTGAACTCTGCCGCGGCTAGACCGTCCGCAATACCGGAAGGTTCTTCATGCGCAAACGGCAAAATGAATGAGGTGGAGAAAATGAGCCTTGAGAATGGGGAAGAGGTGAGTTTATTCTTTTGACATGGTGCAAACATTACTGGATGTTCTGGATTTATTCATCATCTGGATTTATTGAACTAAAAGTGCCTTTAAAAGCTTTCAGCCTTTTAGGGTACGTTGAGGTGACATTCTTCAGTATCATAAACAACGCTCAGCAAAATGCAATTTTGGTATTCTGCAGACACGCACTTGTAGTTTTCTCAGAATAGCAAATGGCTTTGTTTCTTGGACATTATTACTCTTGCAACGTTGAAGGCTTTTCACACCAGCTTGTCTTCTGCTTCCTGGAGATATGttgttgaaaaatgaacagCCGGTATTGATTGAGGGGCGTGACGGGCAGAGAACTAGCCCTTAATTCATATCATGTCAAAGTGAATACATCAGacctttatttttgtcatctcACCATCGCGACTCAAGTGATGACATTTTCATCTTGTTCAGTGCGCTGTAGGACTCACTTGTGAATGTAAAGTCCCATTGTGTCATTTCAGGCGCAGCGACATAATCACGGCGATACCGCGGAGGAAGTTTGTCACCCATGCAAACAAAACCGTCACATCTTTGGTGAGAGCTCCGCTCAGGCGGACGTAGTCGCTGCCCCGCGGGAGGGCCAGGAGGGACATGGCCGCCATAAAGTTACGGAAGACGAGAACACACGGCAGATGGAACAAAAGCTCAAGGAGAAAGAGGACGCGATAAACTGCCTTCTTCACGCGCTGACTGACGCCGAGACGGTCACCGCGTTTGTCAGCAAGTCGTGGATGGAGGCTTACGAGCAGCTCAAAATGACCTATGAGGATGACTCCAACAACATGGTGGCGGCCATAAATGCCGAGTGGCAGAAGTGGTGGGCCTACAGAGAGCAGGAGACGGCCGACCAGTTTCAGACTcagtgggagaacatgcagtggCACATGGACGATATGGCGGCCCACTTCCAAAGCGCGCTCGACGTCATGCAGAGGCACAATTTGGAAATGTCTACGTACTTCAGGAATGGAATGGAGAGGCTCCGACAGCACATGGGACGGGTCATCCGGGAAAAGGATGACTTGATTGCAGAATTGAGAAGGGAAAACGGCATTCTCGTAGCCGTGAACGGAGCGGTGTCGCGTTTTGCAAATGAGACCTTGGAAGAGCAACAAAGTCTTCAAGCCTCAGAGGATCCCTTGAGGGCGGAGCAAGCGGCGACGATAGCCTCTGTTAATGCTGCCGAAGTAACGGGTAGCGATCCAAACCCGAATGCACAATGACGTCGCTTCCAGTGACACGTTGGATCTTAGAAATGCACGGACAaaattattcatccattcaCACGGGCGCAAGCTAATGAGTCATACAATGCGATGCCGTTTCCAAAGGAGACGACACGAAAGAACTGGGACCTGTTGGCAGCAAAGCCAAGGTGGAACAAATGGACTGAAAGTGCTTTGCACAACAGCAAAAACTGCCGACGGGACAACGGCCAACCCCGTTAGTCTCCGAAGCGACACTTTCGATTTGTTGGCAAATCTGTACATTGCCGTCTCCACTCAAAAGTTTGTTGCCTTCCCTGAAGGGGAACGATTCAAGACAGACATTGGCATGCATTAGTCCAAGAAATTggcctattaactcattcactcccaaagacgttttcaaacgtcttttcggacttggtctagaattggctggtactgaatgagttaatctggTCCATTTGAGGGTGTAACCTCATGCGACTAGAAGGACGGTCACCGGTGGTTTTAGTCATCTTCACATTTGTCCTCAACACAAGCGGAAATGCACTTTTAACgtccgtgtttcaagaaaaGGCACCGAGTTGCCTTGGGAGTTCAATAATCGTCCCCATTGTCTTGAATACATTTAGGGATGCTCGATTAAGCCTGAGAATTATTCCCCTACGGCAAAAGCGAGTTGCCGACCTTCAAGCTATGAACGTGGTCGATCCTATTTGACGCTATTCTGGCCACATCATTCACAAGCAAGTTTATTTCATGTCGTCTGATGTGTTCCAATGAATCTTCAGCTTTTCGGACACGTTTTACATGACAGCACTTGATCCCGATGGCAGGGATCCTCAACCCAATGTTTGCTGCAGGAATAAATGTGTCTATGGGAATACAGTGAATTTGGGAAATTCATGGGGaacaaacatatatatatatatatatatatatatatatatatatatatatatatatatatatatatataaatcctatAAAAAGCTATGAATGGGGATTGGactgtattttagttttcagTCGGCACTTGGATCACAGTTATCAGTCAATTCACTGCCACGTCTTCTAAAAGCATCTCCCAGCGGCTGCTGTGGTTGCTACGCCAGACCCGATCGATGCTTCCTGCATTTATCCCGTCACAACCGCTGCTCTGAGGTAATAACCAGGGTGACCTCTTTCAAAAACACTTCTCCCCCAGgcccccatttttttcagtttttcaaaCACCACCTGATGCAGACACCGCCTGCCCACACGCAAGTCCGCCGACAAACACATGCTGCCTATGGGCGAATCAGGACCCGAGTCAGCTATTGGAAATAAGGCAATGAAGGCAAAGCACTTGATATGCAGGCATCTGCTTTGTGGCTTATCTCCACTGCTCAACTGTGGTGAGCAATTGCCGCTTGGCCAGCCCCAGTGAAAAACCCCTCCCCATCCTCCACAGCCTCACCCACTTCCCCATTTTGTCGCCGCTTTGCTTTTCTGCCTGCCCGGAAGGACATGATTGGAATCATTTCCAATCATGTCAATTGTTAATTAAATGGATGATTTCCCCCTGGTGAAAGCTAGTTGAGTATATCTGAAGCTGGGAAAGATGTGTTTGTTAGAAAATAAGTCAAGCACCAAAACTACAGGAGTTGCCTGTTGGGAGGACTGCttattaaatgcatttcaagtgTCATGTTGCGAGTTTTGCGGATGTGGTTttgatgggtttttgttttgtcatgtttttctgATTTCCCTTTTGTCCGTGTCTGTCTAGGAGTTATTTTGTCCACCCGTGGATGTCAACCCGGTCCCTCGTGTCAACCAAGCCAGCTCCCCTGAGCTACCCGTGACTTGCCCCGATGTTCCTCATTGTTtcgtcactttgtgtttgtattcTGTTAATCCTCTTCAGTTCACTGCCCAAGTCATATCTTCTTCCctgttgctgctgtcatgtctgCTTTCCTTTGGAAtaaaccaaaataaatgaacagtGTCCAAATGCCTTCTCCCTACCCCCTATTTAAATGTTTTAGTCGAGACCACAGCTGCCTTGCCTCCCTGCTTCCCTGCATTTGAGTCCTCATCCATCACTCCCCTTGACAGAATCAACTGACCACAAATGGACTGCGCAGAAGTGGAGGTGAtaaagtgtgcttttttttgtgtgtgttgtttcagGACCTGGCTTCCGCCATGAACAGCCTGACTGCACACCTGGACATGTTCTGTGCCCGGTACCTTCCCACTTGGCAGCGGCGCAGAATGTCCTGCAGCTGCTCTCCATCCCCTCTCCGGCAGTGCACATCCTGCGGCCGCCGTGTGACCCTGCTCCAGAGGTGTTACAACTCaaccgggaaaaaaaatcacatggtacaaaaacaaatttggtTACACCTTCTCATAACTGGGGATGTGGCTGCGGTCAATTAATATTCGGACATGAAATCCGAGTCGGCATACACCGGCTACCAAGTGCCTCCGAATAACAGCAAATAAAGTTCTGATGTTCTTGTAGGCTTTTCTGAACCAGTTGCAGAGAAAATTATGCTACAACATATTGTGGTGCAACTTGCTCTACAGACATTCTGAATGTATTCTATTGGGCTATACATGTGCCGGTGCAGAGCAGACAAGCCGACTGGCCACTCATTTCCACTTCACAGCCACACAATAACTTTTGGATCTCTTGACAGCCACCACAGCGCTCACATCGATCATGCACAAGCGCCAATGCACCTGTGCAGCAGTAAATCAGCTTGCTAGCGCACAGCCTATGTTTAGTTCGTTCAATGTCACGAGGCAGGGCGGCTGTATATCCTTGGTGTCAGCATTATGTGAAGGTGGTCATGTTCCCTCTGTTGCTCACATGACCCGATTTCTGACGATGGGCTTGAATGTTTGTGTCTGCTTATGAGTTAATAGCAAAAGATGATGTGCCTGGTGAGCAATTTAAGCCGGAATGTATCATGCGTGTTGTCGTGCGTGACTCaccagctgtaaaaaaaaatgatgtatttGTGTTGAcctaaccaaaaaaaatggtatggGACAAGTAAAAAGCAGGGTTTTTGAATGCAGCAATCAGCAGTGGCGCATTTCACGATGCCGGCGCGAAAGATGAAAACTGCGCGCGCGTGATTGCTAATTGCTGCATTGTGGGCCGCCTCTCTTCCACCTCCACCGTGACACGCCAATTCATCAGAGATCACAGGCGGATCGAACCAATGGCTCCCGTCTAAGCCCGCCGCTGACAAATATCCCCCCAAAATCCTTTCTTGCAGTCTGCTGCCTTCAGCGCCTGCCTGCATACGACTCATTAAGCCAGCTGACTGTCACTCGTCAACGCTGCAATCTGGCATTGGATCTTGATGCAAAGGGGAAATAAAAAGTTTGACGTTTTTATTCACGGGTGGATCTGACACTAAAAGTGTATTACGATGAGGTGCGACTTTTGCCGGCAACCAGCCACCTTCTCTCGCAACACTTCATTGCTTGGCCTAATAAGGGACGAATACGCTCACTCCCAAAGCTCGTTTTTACTCGCCGACCGTCTACTTCCATCCTGTATTCCCAGGTAGTGTCTGTTATTTAGCAAATGAGTTGCTGGTCCATAACTTTGGCCATCGGATGGCTGTGATTGAAGGTTAATGCTCAATGGCAAATAAGACCTTGGCAAAGCACGTGTTTCAGGGTTACGCAATCGACTCGTATGTGTGTAccaggactattttttttttttacaaaagtgaTATCTCCCGTCTCATGCACTCCAAATTATTTCACCGTATATTTAGCCTGCGCTCATTGAGACTCGCGACACATTCAACATGTCAATCTTTTGAAAAATTGAATCAACGCACGCGCTCTATTCAACTTGAAACTGCATGAAAGGATGGAATACGAGAGCTGGCTTTCTGTTCCGAGCGCCAGGCTCCACGGTGAAACCCGTTTCATTCACGAAAATAGTAAATGAGAAAAGTGAGAAAAGTGTGCAGCTGAGTATGTGTATTAGTGATTGTCATGTCTGCCACACAGTCAAAAGGTTTCTGAGCTAGAGATCGACATGGAAAATTGTGCACTTCCCTTTTCTTTGCAAGGTACCGTTTTTGAAGAAATCTTTCAGAAAAAGCAAACTCCCAAAGAATTGTCGCAATATGAAATGAaagacattccaaaaatgttaaaGGTAGCTTTTGTCAAACATCATGCACGCACAAAGTCTTTTTGTCCGCTTAACTCACTCATGACCTGGTCTTCTTGATAATATTTATGACTAACGTCAAAGGAAGGACCCTGTGAAGGGTAAAAAGTGTTCAACATTTTAATCAGAATCAAGACATCTCTGGTGGCTTGCGGGAAACATTAGTGCTGGTAAAGTCAATTCTTTTCATAGACTCTTAGTGTTTGCAAAGAAAGTACCGGGACAAATGATACGTATATCTATCTTGTTTGTCGAAGGTTAACCGGTGCATTTGAAGAGCTCCTTAGCCAGGCTTGATGGAAGCTGCTCTTTGTCTTCAGTGTGTCAAACGTGACAAGgatgaaggaaaaaataaaaaaaatggcgaaATCCTTAAGGCAAGGCACTGCCAACAGACATTGTGCTTGGCTTGCTGCCCGGTACCATGAGAAGATGCTTTCATTTGGAGCAGCTTTAGCCGCTCCACGGGAGGTCGAGGGGGAGCATTCAGTTGTTCTTCTCACACCAGAAAAATCATTCATTGAAtatgaaatgtgtgtttttttgttttttttttgtcaaaagctACAGTTAACTCTCACATGAGCGCAAAGATGATCCTGTTTGGTCATCACGATATCTTCAAATATACACGTGTTTATTGATGAATATTCTGATAGAATTTATGACCTTGACTCAACTCCATGCACCAATTGTCTATACTGAGTGTTGTAGTTCAGGGTTTGACTCTGGAGGAGAGCAGAGCAAAAAGAGATAAAACGGCCGTTCAAATTCATATTAGTTCTGAATGTACGAACAATTTAGGGACTTAAATGAACCTTACATGCATTATTTTAGAATCTGGGAACAATCCGTAGCTAGCATTATCCAGGAAGGACAGATTTCAACCTCGAATTTCTGAACTGTTGAGATCCAGCGCGAGGATGGAAGCACGTAGCAAATCAGAGGCTGATGTTTCAGCGCAGAGATTATAGTGGCCGCTCTCGGCTAATGCAGCACTCGGATTTGAGTTTATCAACCTACAGCGCGTAAGCTCCGCCTTAGGTGGTCCCCGACGAAGCCATTTACAAAAGGAACGCATAAGCATCCTCTCAACAACAATATGGATGACTTAACATTGTCTCTTATCACATTTCAAACATGCTGTTCTGAAAAGTAAAAAcaggttcttaaaaaaaaaaagtttatcgcCAAATAGGGAGGATTGTCACCAAGCTCAAGAGACGGTGGGATTGATGCCACAATGACACCTCAGCAGTAAACAGGCCTAGCATCTCTCCAACAGTCATTGCCATTGTTTGACCCTCTGGTTGCAAAGAttgcttctcccccccccccccccccccccatcgatgAGCTATATGCCTCCCCCGATTCACAAAAGTAACTTCTCTTTCCATCGCACACTCCCATCTTCTCCCATTTGCTAGATAAAATGAGCTTGCCACAGCAACATCAATACTTTTGGCCGGGAAGTCCACAAACATTTTTCATCTCCAAATAGTGAACAAGATGAGAAAGAAATTGGACCTAAGAAAGATGCCCAAACCTAAAATAGCAGCCTGGGTTCACAATCAGGTCATGTGTTAAATATGGCCCCTTACCCAGAACTGAAGTTGAaggtaaacaaaacaatttcaaaggGGGCATTTAACTGGCCATTGCACTTCTTTCAAAAAGCCAAGGAAAGGAAATCACTGGGGACTATCCCACTAATTAATACACCACAGCGGCGTCGAAACGCAAAACCGTCACATCTGCAAATCGGCTTACTCAGCCTAGGAAGAAGAgaatctttgttttgttttttgtttttcggtgGCTTCCCTGTCCAACTTGGGCAATACTTAGCATTTTACTCATCACGTTCAAAGATGTTGTCGCAACACCAGACGAAATGTCCCCATACTGCGGACAATTGTCACCAATGGTGTTACATCATGCATCGGCGATTTGATGGCTTCTTTTATGCGGCATCGAGAAAGAATACGCAGCTGCCTCCGTGTCGGCGAGTCATTTTCATCCGGAAAGATTTAGGACCGAAGCGCAACTCAAAACTCAAGTCAAGGTCAGTGCACGAGCTACTCTTTGGCCTTTGCGGCTACTCTGTATTTGCTTTCAGAGCGTCAgcgtttgggtgtgtgtgtcaggtgCGTGCATGCACTTCAATGACAACAGCCTCATGGTCGCTGATTCGACATAACGAGGACCGCTGGAGATGTAGGAGGACACACAgaagtgcagggggggggggggggggggggtcaaacaaCTGCTTTTGGTTTCGTAATTCTTGAGGTGCTTCGAATATGTTGACGCTAGGTCGGTATGGAGCCAGAGGGCTGCCATTGAAATTTGGGCATTCAAAAAAAAGTCTAGGTGCTTGGCTCACCCATTCACCGGTAAATCTAAAGTCCATTTTAATAGACACAGAATATTTAACTAGAAACAGCCTCAGtatgcaaacatttttaaatattttcatttcaacacattttttttttgttgcattcaaAAAGCAAACAGTCCTTCTTTCAACCGAGCCACTTGATTTTGTGTACAGGTCTTGTCTTCTAAGCTTACATCAGAATGTATATGATTACAATTTGCTGTGAATGGTAAAGAAGAAAACTTTCTTGCGATGGGTTGTAAATCTCAGTATTTTGATGTAACAATGGGTTGGATACATGTTATCCGGTAGCAGGAcgaaatggtgtgtgtgtgtgcctttttgaATGTGTTAACAGCAGCTGAGGGCTTGTGTTATGTGCACAGGAATTGATAGATTCCGGGTGCGCCCCACCCGTCTTGATCCTGTGGCCTCAATATTTGCGCTTTGATAATGTGACGTTTCCGCATGATACCAGCTTGCAGAAGCAATAACTGCGGGAAAGGCTTGTCTAGATGCACGCTATGCCATGAATGTCTGAAAGAGAGAGGGCGGCTCGCCTTACTTTTTGCTTTATTATGGCTTACGAATGgcataatgtttttgttttaggtgggggcggggcaatagggtcgtttttttatttcaatccaAGCTGTCAAAGTGAGGTACGGGTTTAGAAATATTTGTAGGACAGTAAATTCCTCTCCACCGCAGATTCCGGGTTCACTTCTAGGCTTGACCATCACTCTGAGATGAATTTGAATTCTCAAAAAGTGAATATCTTGGAAAGATATTTTGTAAATCATTCCTCCCAAGAGACGACTTCAATGTATGGCACATCATTTTCATATGCACACTATCTACTCAGGTCTCGAGAaaactgacgagacaacaaggaGCACCTGGGCAAGACTGATTGGCCCACACAAGGGACCTGGATCATGACACAGATAGAAATTTTACATGGCCTAATCAAAAGAGAGGGCAGAAGGATTTCCTGACTTCTGCTTTGGGT carries:
- the LOC127592874 gene encoding uncharacterized protein LOC127592874, giving the protein MNEVEKMSLENGEEAQRHNHGDTAEEVCHPCKQNRHIFGESSAQADVVAAPREGQEGHGRHKVTEDENTRQMEQKLKEKEDAINCLLHALTDAETVTAFVSKSWMEAYEQLKMTYEDDSNNMVAAINAEWQKWWAYREQETADQFQTQWENMQWHMDDMAAHFQSALDVMQRHNLEMSTYFRNGMERLRQHMGRVIREKDDLIAELRRENGILVAVNGAVSRFANETLEEQQSLQASEDPLRAEQAATIASVNAAEVTGSDPNPNAQ